In Hoeflea sp. 108, the genomic stretch GCAGGCCGGCCACGCTCGGCGGGTAGGCGGCGGGTGCCCCTGCGGTTTGCGCCCTCGCGGCGCTTGGGCCCAGCGCCCGCATCGCCATCATGCCGCCAGCGGCAAAGGCGATCCCATCGAGGAAATCGCGCCGGCTGATCGGCCGGTCCATACCGAGCCGCTTGTCGTCTTCATTCCAGTTCATTCTGCTGGCCTCCCTGCTTGCCCCTCTATTGCTGACGTTGGGGCAAGTTGATGTCAATGCAGGGGCAAGTTGTTTTCCTGAAATTCAACACGGAAAACTGGAGGCCGTCATTTTTGGATTAGCGTATGCTCTTAAGAGTCAGTTATTGCTGCGAAGCCGAAAGATGATACAGAGTATAGGTGCAATGATAGAAAATTGCACCCTTTAGTTGAGTTCGTGGTCGATCCGACATGCTGTCGACGAGAACCTGTCGTGTCGCTTTTGAACTTCACCGACGCGACGTTGCGTTGACGTCAATGCCCAGGCGCACTGCCTCGGCGCACAGTTTGTCGAATACACCATCGTGCAAGGCGAGGCCTTCGACCAGTGCCTTGCGCTTGCGTCTGGCGGCGCTTTCGCCGGGCAGCCGGACGCGTTCGACGCCGGGGCGCGGCGGGTTTGTGCGGCATGCTTCTGCCAGCCAGCCGGTCTGGCGGGTGAAGGCTGCTTCTCCGGCGAACGCGGTAGGGTCGATGACTTGAAGGAACACCGAGGCGTTGGTTCCCTCAGGCTTGTCGGCGCGACCGAAGCCTGCGAGGCCTTGCGTCAGCGCTTCGACGAGGATCGCCAGCGCATAGCCCTTCTGACCGTGATCGAGGCCGCCGGCGGGCAGGATGGTGCCGCCGTTGTTGAGCACGCGCGGGTCGTTGGTCGGATTGCCGTCGCGGTCGAGCAGCCACTGGTGCTCGAATGTTTTTCCCTCGGCGATCAGCCGCGAACTCATATTGTTGGTGGTGATCGAGGCGCTGACGTCGATCAGGATCGGATCGCCGTCGGTCGGAATGCCGGCGGCGATCGGGTTGGGCGTGAAGATGCCGCGCGTGCCGCCGAAGGGAGCGACCGAGGCGCCCGAGGGGCTGGAACTTGCCAGCAGCGCCACGTAGCCGCGATCGGTGGCGCGGGTGAGATAGGCTGCGAGGCAGCCGATGTGGTGGCTGTTGCCGATGGTGACGGTAACCGTGCCGTAGGTGGCGGCGCGCTCGACCGCGAGGTCCATGGCGGTCGCTGTCAGCCAGGCGCCGGGCAGGCGCAAGCCGTCCCAGGCAACGCAGGCGCCGCGATCCGAGATCACCCTAGGTGCGCCTGATTTGGTCATGACGCCGTTGCGGATGCTTTCGAGATACCAGGGGGCGAGTGCCAAACCGTGGGTGGTGTGGCCCATCAGGTCTGCCTCGACAAGGATCTCGGCCACCGCATGAGCCTTGTCAGGCTCGAGGCCAGCCGCCTTGAAGATGGCGAAAGCCAGATCGGTCAGCGTGTCGGCGTCGTGGAGTTCGGGAGCCATTGTCAAACCCTTGCGTAGAGGTTTCTGGGCGAGCGGCTCGCCGCGGAGGAAGGCGAGCACGTTTTCGGCGGTCATGATCGAGACGGCGCGGCGCGCGTCCTCGGTTACGCCGGCGACATGCGGGGTCAGAAGCACATTGGACAGTTGCCACAGCGGGCTGGCGACCGGCGGCTCTTCGGCAAAGCTGTCGAGCCCGGCGCCGGCAATGCGCCCGGCCTGAAGCGCCGCGATTAGCGCCGGCTCATCGACGACTTCGCCGCGCGCCGTGTTGATGAGGAATGCAGTCGGCTTCATCAGGGCGATCTCGCGCGCGCCGATCAAACCGCGGGTGCCCTCGGTCAGCGGACAATGCAGGCTGACGACGTCGCTCTCAGCCAACAGGACATCGAGCGACGGGGCGCGGACAACGCCGCCGGCAAAGGCTGCATCAGGCGCGAACGGATCGTAAGCCGAGACCTGCATGCCGATGGGCGTAACCATCCGGGCAAGGATCTGGCCGATGAGGCCGAAGCCGACGAGGCCGAGCTTCTGGCCGCGCAACTCGCGCCCGGCATAAAGCTTCTTGTCCCACCGGCCGTTGCGGATATGCCCGTCCTGGCGCAGGAAATCCTTGGTCAGGGCGAGGATCAGCCCGAGCGCGTGTTCGGCAACCGAGTGGGCGTTGGCGCCCGTGGCCATGATGACAGGGATGTTCATCGCCTTTGCGGCAGCGACATCGATGTCGTTGGTGCCGACGCCATGCTTGGCGACGATCTTCAGCTTGCTCGAGGCAGCCAGCATGTCGCGGTCGACCAACTCCACCAGCCGCACCACAAGGGCCGCCGGCTGGTGCCGTTCGATCAGCGCCATGACCTCGGATTTCGTCGGATAGGCTTCGGTCGAGATACACTCGATGCCGGCGATTTCGAGCATGGCAAGGCCCTCGGCAGCCATGCGGCCGCCGATCGTAACGATCGTCGTTGTCATCGTTCTTTCCTGTCGTGCCGCAACAGCGGCGTCGGTTCAGCCGACCTTGAGGTCAGCGCGAGAGGTCGAGCACCTTGTTTTCGAACAGCCGGTTGCGCGAGCCTTCGAGGTGCTCGCGCATGCGGTCGCGCGCCAGCTCGGATTCGCCTGCGGCGATGGCGTCACAGATGCCGCGATGCTCGTCATAGACCTGTTCCAGCTTGGTCAGCGGACCCATCAGGGACAGGCCGTGTAGGTTCATGCCGACGGCGATGTGCTGGCGCAGCGCATCGAGGCAGGCGGTGTAATAGTGGTTGTTGGCGGCCTCTGCCACCGAGCGGTGGAACAGGAAGTCGACGTCGGAGCGGTGGGTCTGGTCGCGCGTCGCATCTCGTAGTTCCGCCAGTGCCGCGCGCATCTTCTGCATTGAGGCGTCGTCGTGGCGAAGGGCGGCGAAATAGGCGGCTTCCGGCTCGATGGTCAGGCGGAACTCGTAGCAGCGCTGGATGTCGGCGATGGTCTTGACCGGCGAAAAGCCGAGGCTTGTCTTCTGGGTGTCGAACACGCGGACATAGGTGCCGGAGCCTTGGCGGGAATAGACCAGGCCGACATCGCGCAGCCGACCGAGTGCATCGCGCACGACCGGCCGGGAGACACCGAGCAGCGTTGCCAGGTCGTGCTCGCCCGGCAGCTTGGATCCCGAAGGGAATTCGCCCGAGACAATACGCTCCTGCAACTGGTCGAACACCTTGTCGACCAGCTTCGGCGCCTTGGAAGCGGCCTTATGGCCGTTGCCCGACTTTTCGCCCGTTTCGGTGGTGTCAGGCTCGGTTCCGTCCTGCTGCAATTCGGTCGTCATGTGTGTTCCGCCTGTTCCCCGGTCGGCGGCCGCAAGAGATCGGAAAGAACCGCGACCGTCCCGAATCCGCCGGATTTTACGACACAGCGCAGCCCCTCGCCATGGCGTGTCGCAATGGTGAACCAGGGCAGGCCCGGCGCCACCTCGCCCCGCGGAAATAGCACGTCGACGCCAAGCGCGCCAAGTATGGCAAGTGCCGTGTCGCCGCCACCCATGACAAGCGTGGAGGGACGAAGGCGCTCGACGGCTTCGGCCACGCCGACAGCGAAGTCGGTGGCGACCCGGCCGGGGTCGTCAACCTGGTCGCCGGTACAGCGGACGACCAGCGGCAGGCTGGCATCTGGTGAAAGCTCGAAATGTCCGGCAGGTGCATCGAGCATGCCGATGCCGGGATGATCGTATTGAAGCCGCGCCACCTGTCCGTCGGTGATCGGGTCACGCGAGCCGAAGGCATACAGCGCCTCGTCATCGGCCGGGAATGGCTGTTCTTTCCCTAGGGCATTGCCGCCGAGATGACGGGCGAAGGCGAGGCCCAGTCCGCGGGCGCCGATGGCGACCGCATCCGACCAGTTGTGTGCGGAGATGATGGCGTCGAGATCCGCATCGTCGTCCGCATCGAGTACTTCTGTTGGCAAGCCGAGGCCGGCCAGCGCCTCGCGAACAGGCAAGGGAGTGTCGACGCCGCGGCCGAGCACCACGCCGTCGCGCGTGAAGCGACCCTGATCGGGTACGGCTGGAGCGACGACAAGCAGGCCGCGCCCCGATGTTTCGGCGAGAGCTTGTGCTTCGGCGCCGACATTGCCCTTCAGGCGCGAGTCGATCTTCTTCATCACGATGCCGGGGTCATGGGGCATCAGCCGGATCGCGACATCCCTGACCCTGGCCGATGCGACGTCGGCCGTCAGTGCCCGCGACGCCGTGCTGACCGCAAAGACATCCGGCTTGATGGCAAGCGCCTTGCCGGTCGCTTCAGGGGTCGTCGCCACCGCCACCTTGAGACCCGAGGTGACGAAGGGCGCCGAGGTGTCGAGCGCTCCGGTCAGGTCGTCGGCGACGATGGCGAGCATCAAGGTCATTCCGGCAGTCCGTCGGTCACGGCATGGCAGGCAACATGATGGCCTGCTGCCACCTCGCGCCACTCGGGCACGACAGCCTTGCACTTATCCATGGCGATCGGGCAGCGCGTGTGGAAGCGGCAGCCGGCGGGCGGCGCCAACGGGCTCGGCACGTCGCCCGTCAATATCTGGCGCTGGCGCGTCTTCTCGAGTTCCGGATCCGCCTCGGGCACGGCCGAAAGCAGCGCCTTGGTGTAGGGATGCAGCGGGTTGGAAAACAGCTGCTCGCGCGTCGCCAGTTCCGCCATGCGGCCGAGATACATCACGCCGACGCGGGTGCTGATGTGGCGGACCACGGCAAGGTCGTGCGCGATGAACAGGTAAGTGAGACCGTACTTCTCCTGCAGGTCGAGCAGCAGATTGATGATCTGCGCCTGTACCGAAACGTCGAGCGCCGAGATCGCTTCGTCACAGACGATGAATTTCGGCTGGCAGGCGAGCGCCCGGGCGATGGCGACGCGCTGGCGCTGGCCGCCGGAGAGTTCGTGCGGATAACGCTGGGCGAAGCGAGCCGGCAGGCCGACATCGGCGAGCAGGCGCGACACCCGCTCGGGCAGCTCGGCCTTGGTGGCAAGCTTGTGGAACAGGATCGGCTCGCCGACCACCTCGCCGATGGTCATACGCGGGTTGAGCGTCGAATAGGGGTCCTGGAAGACGATCTGCAGTTCGCGGCGATAGGGCCGCATGCGCTTTTCATCAAGCGAGACGATGTTCTCGCCCTGGAAGATGACCTTGCCCGAGGTCGCCTTCTGCAGGTTGAGCAGAGTGAAGCCGGTGGTCGACTTGCCGCAGCCGGATTCGCCGACCAGCGACAGCGTCTCGCCGGCGAAGATATCGAAGTTGACGTCGTCGACGGCATAGACGGTGGCGCCGCGCTCGCCGAAGGCACCGAGGCGGACGACGAAATGCTTGACGAGGTTCTCGACCTTGATCAGCGGTTCGGCAGCCATCACGCGGCCTCCATCATCTGGCGCTGGGCGACGAAGCAGGCGACGCGATGGCCGCCCGAACCGGCGACCGGCTCGAGAACAGGCACGCGCTCATGGCAGATGCCTTCGGCCAGCGCGCAGCGTGGCGCAAACGGGCAGCCCTTGGGGCGACGACCCGGTTCGGGCGGCGTACCGCCGATGGAGGACAGTCGGCTGGCGCGTTCGTCCGACAGCTTGGGGATCGAGGCCAGCAGGCCGCGCGTGTAGGGATGCGTCGGGTGGGCGAACAGCTCACCGACAGGCGCGTCCTCGACAACCGTGCCAGCATAAAGCACGGCGACCCGGTCGACGAGGCCGGCGATCAGCGCGAGATCGTGGGTGATCCACACCACCGACATGTTGAGCTTCTTGCGCAGATCCTTCACCAGGTCGACGATCTGCGCCTGGATGGTGACGTCGAGCGCGGTCGTCGGCTCGTCAGCGATCAAAAGCTCCGGGTCGCAGGCAAGGCCGATGGCGATCATGACGCGCTGGCGCATGCCGCCCGACAGTTCGTGCGGATAGGCCTCGATGCGCTGTTCCGGACCGGGGATGCCGACGAGGCGCAAAAGTTCGATGGCGCGGGCACGCGCCTCGGCCTTGGTCATGCCGCCATGGTAGATCAGCGGCTCGCACAGCTGGTCGCCGATGCGCATGACCGGGTTGAGCGAGGTCATCGGATCCTGGAAGACGAAACCGATCTTGCCGCCGCGCACCTGGCGCAGCTCCGATTTCGTCATCTTGAGCAGATCGCGGCCGGCGAATTCGGCCGAGCCACCCTTGACCCTGATCTTGTTGGGCAGGAGCCTGACAAGGCTGAGCATGGTCAGGCTCTTGCCGCAGCCGGATTCGCCGACGACGCCGACCGTCTCGCCCTTGCCGACGGTGAGATCTATGCCGTCGACGATCACGGCGGGGCCACGGCGGGTGTCGATCTCGATGGTCAGGCCCTTGATATCGAGCAGCGGTTTGTTGTCTGCGGGAGCGGTCATTTGCTGCCCCTCGGGTTGAGAGCGTCATTGAGGCCGTCGCCCAGGAAAGAGAAGGCGACGGTGGCGAGGCCGAGCACGGCGGCGGGTGCGGCGAGCAGATGCGGATAATGCTGCCAGACACGCAGGCCGTCGGAGATCATGTTGCCCCAACTGGGCGTGGGCGGATTGACGCCGACGCCGAGGAAGGAGAAAGCGCTTTCCAGTACCATCGCGGTGCCGAGGCCGGCGCTGACCGAGACGATCAGCGGGCCGATGGCGTTGGGCACGATGTAGCGCATCAGGATCAGCCGGTTGGTCAGGCCGAGCGCGCGGGCAGCGGTAACATAGGGCCTGCCACGGATAGACAGCACCTGGGCGCGGACGAGGCGGGCGTAGGGCGGCCAGCTGATCAGCGCCATCGAGCCGAACACCAAAAGGAAGTCGACCCAGATTGTCTCGCGGTAGAACGGGTTCAGCGTCGCCTGGTAGCG encodes the following:
- a CDS encoding four-carbon acid sugar kinase family protein, encoding MTLMLAIVADDLTGALDTSAPFVTSGLKVAVATTPEATGKALAIKPDVFAVSTASRALTADVASARVRDVAIRLMPHDPGIVMKKIDSRLKGNVGAEAQALAETSGRGLLVVAPAVPDQGRFTRDGVVLGRGVDTPLPVREALAGLGLPTEVLDADDDADLDAIISAHNWSDAVAIGARGLGLAFARHLGGNALGKEQPFPADDEALYAFGSRDPITDGQVARLQYDHPGIGMLDAPAGHFELSPDASLPLVVRCTGDQVDDPGRVATDFAVGVAEAVERLRPSTLVMGGGDTALAILGALGVDVLFPRGEVAPGLPWFTIATRHGEGLRCVVKSGGFGTVAVLSDLLRPPTGEQAEHT
- a CDS encoding Ldh family oxidoreductase codes for the protein MTTTIVTIGGRMAAEGLAMLEIAGIECISTEAYPTKSEVMALIERHQPAALVVRLVELVDRDMLAASSKLKIVAKHGVGTNDIDVAAAKAMNIPVIMATGANAHSVAEHALGLILALTKDFLRQDGHIRNGRWDKKLYAGRELRGQKLGLVGFGLIGQILARMVTPIGMQVSAYDPFAPDAAFAGGVVRAPSLDVLLAESDVVSLHCPLTEGTRGLIGAREIALMKPTAFLINTARGEVVDEPALIAALQAGRIAGAGLDSFAEEPPVASPLWQLSNVLLTPHVAGVTEDARRAVSIMTAENVLAFLRGEPLAQKPLRKGLTMAPELHDADTLTDLAFAIFKAAGLEPDKAHAVAEILVEADLMGHTTHGLALAPWYLESIRNGVMTKSGAPRVISDRGACVAWDGLRLPGAWLTATAMDLAVERAATYGTVTVTIGNSHHIGCLAAYLTRATDRGYVALLASSSPSGASVAPFGGTRGIFTPNPIAAGIPTDGDPILIDVSASITTNNMSSRLIAEGKTFEHQWLLDRDGNPTNDPRVLNNGGTILPAGGLDHGQKGYALAILVEALTQGLAGFGRADKPEGTNASVFLQVIDPTAFAGEAAFTRQTGWLAEACRTNPPRPGVERVRLPGESAARRKRKALVEGLALHDGVFDKLCAEAVRLGIDVNATSRR
- a CDS encoding FadR/GntR family transcriptional regulator, with the translated sequence MTTELQQDGTEPDTTETGEKSGNGHKAASKAPKLVDKVFDQLQERIVSGEFPSGSKLPGEHDLATLLGVSRPVVRDALGRLRDVGLVYSRQGSGTYVRVFDTQKTSLGFSPVKTIADIQRCYEFRLTIEPEAAYFAALRHDDASMQKMRAALAELRDATRDQTHRSDVDFLFHRSVAEAANNHYYTACLDALRQHIAVGMNLHGLSLMGPLTKLEQVYDEHRGICDAIAAGESELARDRMREHLEGSRNRLFENKVLDLSR
- a CDS encoding ABC transporter ATP-binding protein, yielding MAAEPLIKVENLVKHFVVRLGAFGERGATVYAVDDVNFDIFAGETLSLVGESGCGKSTTGFTLLNLQKATSGKVIFQGENIVSLDEKRMRPYRRELQIVFQDPYSTLNPRMTIGEVVGEPILFHKLATKAELPERVSRLLADVGLPARFAQRYPHELSGGQRQRVAIARALACQPKFIVCDEAISALDVSVQAQIINLLLDLQEKYGLTYLFIAHDLAVVRHISTRVGVMYLGRMAELATREQLFSNPLHPYTKALLSAVPEADPELEKTRQRQILTGDVPSPLAPPAGCRFHTRCPIAMDKCKAVVPEWREVAAGHHVACHAVTDGLPE
- a CDS encoding ABC transporter ATP-binding protein, producing the protein MTAPADNKPLLDIKGLTIEIDTRRGPAVIVDGIDLTVGKGETVGVVGESGCGKSLTMLSLVRLLPNKIRVKGGSAEFAGRDLLKMTKSELRQVRGGKIGFVFQDPMTSLNPVMRIGDQLCEPLIYHGGMTKAEARARAIELLRLVGIPGPEQRIEAYPHELSGGMRQRVMIAIGLACDPELLIADEPTTALDVTIQAQIVDLVKDLRKKLNMSVVWITHDLALIAGLVDRVAVLYAGTVVEDAPVGELFAHPTHPYTRGLLASIPKLSDERASRLSSIGGTPPEPGRRPKGCPFAPRCALAEGICHERVPVLEPVAGSGGHRVACFVAQRQMMEAA